A window of Cellulosimicrobium protaetiae genomic DNA:
GACCTCGCCCTCCGCGCGGGCGCGGCGGCGCTCGGCCTGCCCGACGAGCGCCGGGCGCTCGCCGCGTACGCCGCACGCTGGGCGCCGTGGCGCTCGTACGCCGCGATGCACCTGTGGCGCGCCGCCGTGCCGCCGCGGACGACCCTCGACGCCCCCGACAACCCGACGAAGGAGACCCCGTGACCACCGCACCGACCCGCACCGGGACGACCACCGGCACGACCGGCAGTGCCGCGCTGGCGACCACCCTCACCACCCCCGACGGCCCGTTCACGGTCGTCGTGGACCCCGACGGCACGGTCCTGGCCTCCGGCTGGACCGCCGACCCGGCGGCGCTCGTCGCGCTCGTCCACCCCGACCTGCGGCCCGCGGAGGCGACGCCCGTGCCCGACGACGACCCCGCCGTCACGAGTGCGGTCGCCGCGGTCCGGGCGTACTACGCGGGAGACGTGCACGCGATCGACGGCGTGCCCGTGCGCCAGGTGTCGGGTCCGTACCGGGCGCACGCGTGGGACGTGCTGCGCACGGTCGAGCCGGGCGACCCGGTCACCTACACGCGGTACGCCGAGCTGTCGGGGCGGCCCGCCGCGGTGCGCGCCGCCGCGGGCGCGTGCGCGATGAACGCCGCCGCGCTGTTCGTCCCGTGCCACCGCGTGCTGCGCACGGACGGCAGCCTCGGCGGGTTCCGCTACGGCCTCGAGGTCAAGCGCAGCCTGCTCGACCGCGAGGCCCGCGCGACCGGGGCGCCGTCGCTCCTCTGAGCGCTCGGCGCGTGGCGCGGTCCGTGCTCGGCCTCAGCCCCAGCCGAAGACCTGGGTCCACACCCGGTCGGCGTACCCGATGCCGATCTCGCGCAGGTCGCAGTTGAGGATGTTCGCGCGGTGCCCCGGCGAGTCCATCCACGCGCGCACGACGTCCTCGGCGGTCGCCTGGCCCTTCGCGATGTTCTCGGCCCCGGGGTTGGTGTAGCCCTGCGCCTTCGCCCGGTCCCACGGCGAGCGGCCGTCGAGGCTCGTGTGGTCGAAGTAGCCCTGGGCGAGCATGTCCTCGCTGTGGAGCTGCGCGGCGGCCGTGAGCCGCTCGTCGACGACGAGCGGTCCGCAGCCTGCCGCGGCGCGCTCGGCGTTCGTGCGCTCGACGGCGGCCGCGCCCTCCGCGGTGATCGTGCCCGGGCCGCTGCGGGCCGCCGCGGTCGCGGGCGCCGGCTGCGGCGCGGGTGCGACCGCCGGCGGCGCGGTGGGCGTCTCGGCCGGGGCGGGGCCCGCGTCGGTCGCGGGCTCGTCCGCCGCTCCCCCGGTCCCGGGCTCTGCGGGTTCGCCTGCACCGGGGCCGGCCGCGGCGGCGTCCGGAGAGGTGGCGTCGGGTGCGGGGCCCGGTCCCTGCGGCGCCGTGCCCGGCGTCGCGCCCGGGACCTCGGCGGCGTCCGCCAGGTCTTCGGCCGTCCGGCCGTCGGCGAGCGTGCGGGACGACCGGTCGTCCCTGGGGTCACGCCCCTCGAGCCACGACGCGGGCGCGCTCCCCTGCCAGGGCAGCGCCGCGACCACGGGACCGAGCGGGCCGACGTGCTCGGGGCCGAGCTCGCCGGTCGCCGTCGCGATCATGACGCCCAGCGGCGGACCGAGCAGCAGCGCCGCGGCCGCCCCCGAGGCCACCGCGACGCGGGGCGCCGACCGCAGGTGCCGCGCGAACGGTCCGCTCCGCCGTCGGGCCGACCCGGTCGACGGGACGGTGGACGACGGGCCCGCGCGCCGTGACGCCTCGGGCCCCGGTCGCGACCGGGGCACCTCCGTGGCCGCTCCGGCCCGGTGCCGGGGCGTGCGCTGCGGTGCCATCGCTCGACCC
This region includes:
- a CDS encoding methylated-DNA--[protein]-cysteine S-methyltransferase, with the protein product MATTLTTPDGPFTVVVDPDGTVLASGWTADPAALVALVHPDLRPAEATPVPDDDPAVTSAVAAVRAYYAGDVHAIDGVPVRQVSGPYRAHAWDVLRTVEPGDPVTYTRYAELSGRPAAVRAAAGACAMNAAALFVPCHRVLRTDGSLGGFRYGLEVKRSLLDREARATGAPSLL
- a CDS encoding CAP domain-containing protein, which translates into the protein MAPQRTPRHRAGAATEVPRSRPGPEASRRAGPSSTVPSTGSARRRSGPFARHLRSAPRVAVASGAAAALLLGPPLGVMIATATGELGPEHVGPLGPVVAALPWQGSAPASWLEGRDPRDDRSSRTLADGRTAEDLADAAEVPGATPGTAPQGPGPAPDATSPDAAAAGPGAGEPAEPGTGGAADEPATDAGPAPAETPTAPPAVAPAPQPAPATAAARSGPGTITAEGAAAVERTNAERAAAGCGPLVVDERLTAAAQLHSEDMLAQGYFDHTSLDGRSPWDRAKAQGYTNPGAENIAKGQATAEDVVRAWMDSPGHRANILNCDLREIGIGYADRVWTQVFGWG